In Pirellulales bacterium, the genomic window TCACTCGACACGGAGTGAACCGTACGCGGTAGCGCTCTGGTCTTTGCGGAGGTGATCCATGTTCCATTTCCTGTCGCTCGTTGTAGTGCTGTCGGCATACTCGCTCACCTCGATCGCAGCGGCAGCGGACGGCGACAAGCCCACGCCCGAGGAAACCGCCGCCATGCAGGGCGCCTGGAAAATCGAGTCGCTCATCAGCGACGGCGAGCCGGTGGCAGCCGAAACGATTCGGACCTGGCGACGGCTCGTCAAGAATGACCGCGTGACGTGGAAGCGCGGCGAGGAGACGCTGGTCGAGCTGTCGATCCAATACAATCCGCGCGCCAAGCCGATGACGATGGTCAGCACGATCGAGAGTGGGGATGCGAAAGGGCAGACGATGCTATCGATTTACGAGCTCAACGGCGATGAGCTGCGCGTTTGTTTCGCCCCGCCCGGCAAGCCGCGCCCGAAGGAGTTTTCCAGCACCCCGGGATCCGGCGTTCTCATGTACACGGCACGGCGGATCCCCTAGCAGCCTGTTGAAAAAAGCCCTCGTGGCTTTTTTCAACCTCGCCAAGTGCGAAGCAAAGCTTCGCACGGCTCGCAAAATAACGACTTACGTCGATATTTTGCCATCGCATCCCTGCGATGTCGCAGCCCGTTGAGTT contains:
- a CDS encoding TIGR03067 domain-containing protein; translation: MFHFLSLVVVLSAYSLTSIAAAADGDKPTPEETAAMQGAWKIESLISDGEPVAAETIRTWRRLVKNDRVTWKRGEETLVELSIQYNPRAKPMTMVSTIESGDAKGQTMLSIYELNGDELRVCFAPPGKPRPKEFSSTPGSGVLMYTARRIP